The following proteins are encoded in a genomic region of Micrococcaceae bacterium Sec5.8:
- a CDS encoding glycerophosphodiester phosphodiesterase, whose translation MPPSRALSRRQLLTALGTGALLTACGGAEVPNSEGARAGGSPPAARVHTLTDLMSTTPFYIAHRGSGDNWTEHTAEAYSHALQSGAKAIEVSVSATSDGVLVCHHDLSTERMTGRNLLISEVTFEELGTLRNDSRSWIGPKAPLATIPRLKDVLDAHAATSVIFLEDKQGTNTTALLDLMDSYPNSREHFVWKQTAAAKHLAEAKARGYKAWGYFVDNVQIRFADFAAGFDFLGIYHGASDEEIKALVAYGKPVICWEIHTRWMRERVRALGVAGLMCSNFPYAAGNNPINTRDDFASGVRAAGDLPWILAPSYQPTLQPEFSSVSLNNEASSSYTLGSMCPVTKDTYSLSFDMRWPMAVPDKSGSAGIAFGQADDQPYRPTVPATVAGYHVSIDKAGTLRLFAREAGSLDGELLGEARSDAPEAGVWMRFRVDVSPREITFARLDGKETRAVARTASYRGGYFGLTKNYQGKQPVEFRQVEVG comes from the coding sequence GTGCCCCCGAGCCGGGCCCTGTCACGGCGCCAGCTGCTGACGGCCCTGGGAACCGGGGCGCTGCTCACTGCCTGTGGCGGAGCTGAAGTGCCGAACAGCGAAGGGGCCCGCGCCGGCGGGTCACCGCCGGCAGCGCGGGTGCACACACTCACGGACCTCATGTCCACAACGCCGTTTTACATCGCCCACCGCGGGTCGGGTGACAATTGGACCGAACACACAGCCGAGGCCTATTCACACGCCCTTCAATCCGGTGCGAAGGCAATTGAGGTCTCCGTCTCCGCCACGAGTGACGGAGTCCTCGTCTGCCATCACGACCTCAGTACCGAACGGATGACGGGCCGGAACCTGCTGATCAGCGAGGTGACTTTTGAGGAACTCGGGACCTTGCGCAATGACTCGCGGTCCTGGATCGGGCCGAAGGCACCGCTCGCGACCATTCCACGACTCAAGGATGTGCTGGATGCGCACGCAGCCACCAGCGTCATTTTCCTTGAGGACAAGCAAGGTACGAATACCACGGCCCTCTTGGATCTTATGGACAGCTATCCAAATTCCAGAGAGCACTTTGTGTGGAAGCAGACCGCGGCCGCCAAACACCTTGCGGAGGCCAAAGCGCGGGGATATAAGGCGTGGGGCTACTTTGTTGACAACGTCCAGATCCGGTTTGCGGACTTCGCGGCGGGCTTTGATTTTCTGGGCATTTATCACGGCGCCTCCGACGAGGAGATTAAGGCCCTCGTTGCCTACGGTAAGCCGGTGATCTGCTGGGAGATCCATACCCGGTGGATGCGCGAACGGGTGAGGGCACTGGGCGTCGCGGGGCTTATGTGTTCGAACTTTCCCTACGCCGCCGGCAACAACCCAATCAACACGCGGGACGATTTCGCATCCGGTGTTCGGGCCGCCGGAGATTTGCCCTGGATCCTGGCGCCGAGCTACCAGCCCACGCTGCAGCCGGAGTTTTCCTCCGTCAGCCTGAACAATGAGGCCAGCTCCAGCTACACGCTCGGATCCATGTGCCCCGTAACAAAGGACACCTACTCGCTTTCTTTTGACATGAGGTGGCCGATGGCTGTTCCGGACAAGAGCGGCTCCGCCGGAATCGCGTTCGGCCAGGCCGATGATCAGCCGTACCGCCCCACCGTGCCAGCCACGGTGGCCGGCTACCACGTCAGCATTGATAAGGCGGGCACCCTGCGGCTCTTCGCCCGGGAAGCTGGATCGCTGGACGGGGAGCTGCTGGGCGAGGCTCGATCGGATGCGCCCGAGGCAGGTGTGTGGATGCGGTTCCGGGTGGATGTCAGCCCTCGGGAGATCACCTTTGCCCGGCTCGACGGGAAGGAGACCCGCGCAGTAGCGCGCACTGCGTCCTACCGGGGCGGTTACTTCGGGCTCACCAAGAACTATCAAGGAAAGCAGCCGGTAGAGTTCCGGCAGGTTGAGGTCGGCTGA
- a CDS encoding glycosyltransferase family 4 protein: MVVEQERKLLKDAGHEVAEYIRRSDDISGMSVARKAELPLRVTWSLQDQLAMMNELRRQDFDVIHLHNSFPLISPSILAAARQSHVPVVATLHNYRLVCAAGTLLRDGGPCFECLHGSPLPALTHACYRNSRVATAPLALSIGAHRALGTWQRGVKRFIVMSKFAQGIMTEAGLPAEQITIKPHFIPTPSRVREGEGTYGLYLGRLSVEKGVATLIEAWDPSLGTLMIAGDGPLRQKLEEQAARHGNSVRFLGSLDRPAALELLLNARYLVNSSKAFETFGLSVVEAFAHGVPAVVPNQGVFPELVRNGQNGFTFQPGDPLSLRRVLQEISDPAVSVRLGAAARVDYLSHFTPTANLDALEAIYGDVVAHKGAPRP; encoded by the coding sequence ATGGTAGTGGAGCAGGAGCGCAAACTGCTTAAGGATGCCGGGCATGAGGTGGCCGAATATATCCGCCGCAGTGACGACATTTCCGGCATGTCGGTCGCCCGTAAAGCAGAGCTGCCGCTGCGGGTCACGTGGTCACTGCAGGATCAATTAGCGATGATGAATGAACTGCGGCGGCAAGATTTCGACGTTATCCATCTGCATAATTCTTTTCCGCTGATCAGTCCGTCTATTTTGGCCGCCGCCCGCCAATCTCATGTTCCAGTCGTTGCGACCCTCCACAACTACCGCCTTGTGTGCGCTGCCGGAACGCTGTTGCGCGACGGCGGTCCCTGTTTCGAGTGCCTCCACGGCTCACCGCTGCCGGCGCTCACACATGCGTGTTACCGCAATAGTCGCGTCGCCACCGCTCCGCTGGCTTTATCGATTGGAGCGCACCGCGCCCTGGGAACCTGGCAGCGGGGCGTCAAGCGCTTCATCGTGATGAGCAAATTTGCCCAAGGGATCATGACGGAGGCTGGTTTACCGGCCGAACAAATCACCATAAAGCCCCATTTCATTCCGACCCCTTCCCGAGTCCGGGAGGGAGAAGGAACCTATGGGCTCTACCTCGGACGGCTCTCCGTGGAGAAAGGCGTCGCAACCCTCATCGAGGCCTGGGACCCCTCGCTTGGGACCTTGATGATTGCCGGTGACGGCCCGCTGCGCCAAAAACTGGAAGAGCAAGCAGCCCGGCACGGCAACTCCGTCCGTTTTCTCGGTTCGCTGGACCGCCCCGCGGCCCTGGAATTACTGTTGAATGCCCGCTATCTTGTCAATTCGTCGAAAGCGTTTGAGACTTTCGGACTGAGCGTAGTGGAAGCGTTTGCCCATGGCGTTCCCGCGGTGGTGCCGAATCAGGGAGTGTTTCCGGAACTGGTCCGCAATGGCCAGAACGGCTTCACCTTCCAGCCCGGGGATCCGCTGTCCTTGCGTCGGGTGCTGCAAGAGATCAGTGACCCTGCAGTCTCCGTGCGGCTCGGGGCGGCAGCCCGAGTGGACTACCTCTCCCACTTCACTCCGACGGCCAACTTGGACGCCCTTGAAGCCATCTACGGCGATGTCGTTGCGCACAAGGGAGCTCCTCGCCCCTGA
- a CDS encoding right-handed parallel beta-helix repeat-containing protein encodes MIRGEFGYPIALLLAVSLVLSGCSGAVSTSPPEVPATTTPVATDAGPRATETSSAPAAPCTVTVEPGADLDAAVNDQPEGAVICLASGLFRVARTVRPKASQTLRGSENTVLSGDIPVERWKPDGAMWSARGYLPPDYEKTGQCEDTEANPCQVAEDLFVDGKPVRRVMKKNAVDATTFYADYAADVIYLGQNPAGRAATLARTRTAVTSSAPGVVIEHLTIRGFANLPQQGALVIGGKDWTVRDSTITSNHGVGVMIAQADNARVTGNDIRENGQLGLGQYRSQNGRIDNNRITNNNTAEFWRADWEAGGIKVTRSSSTISNNDVSDNLGVGIWIDLAGDRVAITDNTIGGNAACGVRYEISRNGRIAGNTVTGNGLALKRGAGTGLLTGAGITVNTSSAVTIEHNDVAGNLNGIGIQARPRGDGPWGEYVLENVMVADNLVDLRGPDTATTGYVESGSPTLPPGPGSVRFQNNRYVLPDPAAPRFKFKGDSLNFAGWQGAGNDTVGAVTPA; translated from the coding sequence GTGATCCGTGGTGAATTCGGATATCCGATTGCCTTGCTGCTCGCCGTTTCATTGGTGCTGAGCGGCTGCAGCGGGGCCGTTTCGACGAGTCCGCCGGAAGTCCCGGCAACAACCACTCCGGTGGCGACCGATGCAGGACCACGGGCCACCGAAACCAGCAGTGCTCCGGCAGCACCCTGCACCGTTACGGTGGAACCCGGAGCAGACCTGGATGCTGCGGTGAATGATCAACCGGAGGGGGCTGTCATTTGCCTGGCTTCTGGGCTCTTTAGAGTGGCCCGGACCGTGAGGCCCAAAGCTTCACAAACTCTCCGAGGCAGTGAGAATACGGTGCTGAGCGGAGACATCCCGGTAGAGCGCTGGAAACCGGACGGGGCGATGTGGTCCGCCCGAGGCTATCTCCCTCCAGATTATGAGAAGACCGGGCAGTGTGAGGACACTGAAGCCAATCCGTGCCAGGTCGCCGAGGACCTCTTTGTGGATGGAAAACCGGTACGGCGCGTCATGAAGAAAAACGCCGTCGACGCCACGACCTTTTATGCGGACTACGCTGCCGATGTCATTTACCTCGGCCAAAATCCGGCGGGCCGGGCTGCGACGCTGGCCCGCACCAGAACGGCAGTGACCTCCAGTGCGCCAGGAGTGGTCATTGAGCACCTGACCATTCGGGGATTTGCCAATCTGCCCCAGCAGGGTGCGTTAGTGATCGGGGGCAAGGACTGGACCGTCCGCGATTCCACCATCACGTCAAATCACGGGGTCGGGGTCATGATCGCACAGGCGGACAATGCGCGTGTCACGGGCAACGATATTAGGGAAAACGGGCAGCTGGGTTTAGGTCAATACCGCTCTCAGAATGGCCGCATTGACAACAACAGGATTACTAACAACAACACTGCAGAATTTTGGCGTGCCGACTGGGAAGCGGGAGGTATTAAGGTCACCAGATCGTCCTCAACCATCAGCAACAATGACGTTTCGGACAACCTTGGCGTTGGCATCTGGATTGACCTTGCAGGTGACCGCGTGGCCATTACTGACAACACGATAGGGGGAAATGCGGCTTGTGGCGTCCGTTACGAGATCAGCCGCAACGGGCGCATTGCCGGCAACACCGTCACCGGCAACGGACTCGCCCTCAAGCGTGGCGCTGGAACCGGCCTGCTGACCGGGGCGGGCATCACCGTGAACACCAGCAGCGCTGTGACCATTGAGCACAATGACGTCGCAGGCAATCTCAACGGAATCGGGATCCAAGCCCGCCCGAGGGGTGACGGTCCGTGGGGCGAATACGTGCTCGAAAATGTGATGGTCGCGGATAATCTCGTTGACCTGCGGGGCCCGGACACCGCGACTACCGGCTATGTTGAGTCCGGTTCGCCAACGCTTCCACCGGGCCCCGGCAGCGTCAGATTTCAGAACAATCGATACGTCCTTCCGGATCCCGCAGCACCCAGATTCAAATTCAAGGGTGATTCCCTGAATTTTGCGGGTTGGCAGGGGGCCGGCAATGACACCGTGGGGGCAGTCACCCCGGCCTGA
- a CDS encoding right-handed parallel beta-helix repeat-containing protein: MDATVAAGASIQAVINGAPEGARIGLSAGTYRLSSPISPKRGQKLLALGGAGTAVIKGSNVVTGWLKDGSNARWYKNGLLPAAYADPGQCEVNSGAAANPCQKREQVYRNGVALTRAMQLSDLRANGFYQDYQSNRTWLGSDPANTTTEIARTPHAINSGAYGVTLSGLTFTNFATPSQKGAVMAGGANWVIEGCVFKRNHGIGLQLSNADRAVVRNNTMIENGQLGMAHYSSDNTVVENNEIARNNTGGYWGADWEAGGFKSTYSNGVMLRGNNVHDNRGTGVWFDISNINVNILGNSINTNYADGIRYEISYKALISDNRLTGNGYGLATGGGRGMDYSLYAVAAINVNSSPDVEIRQNVLGKNQNGITAQMRSRGSGTYGAYDLHNLYVHHNDVTLATGSRTGEGVQGLGTLSPVSPTTYYTAKNNRFDYNTYRMDATSAKRFSWNKSYITFASLQAAGQERNGRVVPAT, from the coding sequence GTGGATGCCACCGTCGCCGCCGGCGCCTCGATTCAAGCGGTCATTAACGGCGCACCGGAAGGTGCCCGCATCGGGCTGTCGGCTGGCACATACCGGCTTAGCAGCCCCATCAGTCCCAAACGAGGTCAGAAACTGCTCGCACTGGGCGGCGCAGGGACCGCTGTCATCAAGGGCTCGAATGTTGTGACCGGATGGCTTAAAGATGGCTCAAATGCCCGCTGGTACAAGAACGGGCTGCTGCCCGCAGCCTACGCGGACCCGGGCCAGTGCGAAGTGAACAGCGGCGCGGCTGCCAATCCGTGCCAGAAGCGGGAGCAGGTGTACCGGAACGGTGTTGCGCTGACCCGTGCGATGCAACTCTCCGATCTCCGCGCGAACGGCTTCTACCAGGACTACCAGAGCAACCGCACGTGGCTGGGCAGCGATCCCGCCAATACGACCACCGAGATTGCCCGGACACCTCACGCCATCAACTCCGGGGCCTACGGGGTCACCCTGAGTGGCCTGACATTCACCAACTTTGCCACCCCGTCCCAAAAAGGTGCCGTCATGGCTGGCGGCGCCAACTGGGTCATCGAGGGCTGCGTCTTCAAGCGTAACCACGGTATTGGGCTGCAACTTTCCAACGCGGACAGGGCTGTCGTCCGGAACAACACCATGATTGAAAATGGCCAGCTTGGTATGGCACATTACTCCTCCGACAACACCGTGGTGGAAAACAATGAAATTGCCCGGAACAATACCGGCGGTTACTGGGGGGCCGACTGGGAAGCTGGAGGATTCAAGAGCACCTACTCCAACGGTGTGATGCTTCGCGGCAACAACGTCCACGATAATCGGGGCACAGGTGTTTGGTTTGATATCAGCAATATCAATGTCAACATTCTCGGGAATTCCATCAACACGAATTACGCAGATGGAATCCGTTATGAGATCAGCTACAAGGCGCTCATCAGCGACAACAGGCTGACTGGCAACGGATACGGGTTGGCGACCGGCGGAGGACGCGGAATGGACTACTCGCTGTACGCCGTAGCCGCCATCAATGTCAACTCCTCACCTGATGTGGAGATCAGGCAGAACGTCCTCGGAAAAAACCAGAACGGCATCACCGCCCAGATGCGAAGCCGGGGCAGCGGTACCTATGGCGCCTACGACCTGCACAACCTCTACGTCCACCACAACGACGTTACCCTCGCCACGGGAAGCCGGACAGGCGAAGGCGTTCAGGGATTGGGCACCTTGTCTCCGGTTTCGCCGACAACGTACTACACCGCGAAGAACAACCGCTTCGACTACAACACGTACCGGATGGACGCCACGAGCGCCAAGCGCTTCTCGTGGAACAAGTCCTACATCACGTTCGCCTCCCTTCAGGCCGCCGGTCAGGAGCGCAACGGACGGGTAGTTCCAGCCACGTAA